A segment of the Globicephala melas chromosome 18, mGloMel1.2, whole genome shotgun sequence genome:
AAGAAAGATTCACACACAGTGACAAAGTGAAATGTTGGGGCCATGCTGTTTTAGGCCCAGATGTGGTTGCAGCCATGCAGAGTATTTTGTTAACATTTGGAGAGATTCCTCTGGTCTGGTACAAGGTGGTAAGAGAGAGTGTTAGCCATCCTGGAGTCTGTATAATCCATGAACTTGGTCAAAAACATTTCCAGTTTAGTTGATTCACTGGAAGAATTTGTGTAGTGGGTAGAAAGGTTGTAAGCAGTAGCCACAAGTACAGGGAGCAAAGGGAGATACCATATATTGAAGGTGAATGGGGCACGGTGCTTCCTTCTCAAGTCAAGTAGCTGTTCCTCAGGCAGCCATTCATACCTTGCTTTGCACAGAAAAGCTTCATGTTTCACCTTCCTCAGTTCTTCTTACACTGTCTTTGCCTCATTCACTTTTTCCTCTTCCAcaatttttcccttgcttcttttttctcttttgcctctgAATCCAAGATTTGTTGAGTGGAGTAGAGAAAGAGGGCTTTGGCACATGTACAATTTAGCTTTTGACTGTAGCTTAAATGATTACAGAATTTGTATGTAAGACTCCTCTTTATACACCTATTATATCTAATGTTTAGTTCAGAAATACCTTGTGCCTTGAAAAATGGAACAGTAATTGGCTGAGCTTGGATTCCTTTTGTGAGATGCAGGTTTGGAAATTCAAAAACTGTTGTTTAATCATGTAGTCATGGCCTTGATCTGGTTAGAGCATTTTACTTAAAACTAACATGATTAGCTTTGATGTTCACatagtgttgtgtttttttgtttgtttttaactaggAGACATATTTAACAAAATGGCAAAGTGGGTAAAACAGGACAATGAAACGGGGATTTATTATGAGACATGGACTGTCCAAGCCAGCCCAGAAAAAGGGGCAGAGACATGGTTTGAATCCTACGACTGTTCCAAATTTGTGTTAAGGACATATAAGAAGTTGGCTGAACTTGGAGCAGACTTCAAGAAGATAGAAACCAACTATACAAGAATATTTCTTTACAGTGGAGAACCTACTTACTTGGGAAATGAAACATCTGTTTTTGGGCCAACAGGAGACAAGACTCTTGCTTTAGCCATAAAAAGATTTTATTGTCCTTTCAAACCACATTTGTCAACTAAAGAGTTTCTTTTGAGTCTCTTGCAAATTTTTGATGCTGTGATTATACACAGACAGttctatttgttttataattttgaatattgGTTTTTACCTATGAAATTcccttttattaaaataacatatgAAGAAATCCCTTTACCTAACAGAAACAGAACACCCTCTGGTTTATAAAACCTTAAttctactgctttttttttcctactagcTCATCAGTTTTTCAGGGAGTGGTTTTACATGTGTGGATTTCTTAGGCCTTTCTTCCTTGGGACAGAAAGGTAAAATACACATGGGCAGAATTGCTGCATAATAATATCTCGGGAATTTTTTTGGAAAGAAGCTGAAAACTCTTATTGTGTTGGCCAAAGTGAACCCATTAGGTGATCTTGATTTCAATCGCCAAGGCTTTGTTAATATGGAGAATTATATCATGTCATCAGATATACAGGATCTTTGGACTCAGAATGTGAAATTGTGGATATGGTGTgccaaaactaaaaatactgTCAGTGACATTGTCATGGTGGGAGCTACTTTTTGCAGATATGGTAATTACACTTTCTCATTTAGGTACTTTCTGGTAGTTTTGACTGACTTTACAGCCTTTGTAACTTCTAGAGCCAGTCCTAGTAGTTTGATTTTGTTCTATTCACTTAACCTTAAAGAGTAATTGGGACACCACAGCTGGAGTGGTCATGCTTCCAGATGTGGTAAAATCAGTGATAAAGAGCATAAGTTTCTGGCTAGCATTTTAGAACTAGCCAGTAACTGGTATTTTGTGATTTAAGCAACTTATCATTTCCaaaccttagtttccttatctcgAAAATGATTCATCTGTCACGAGCGTTGTAAAGACTGAAGCCATGTATAGTTTGGCCTAGTAAGGTCACAGTAAGTGGTAACTATGACGATTAATCAGAGAACAAACTGCCATCATTGATCTTGCCTAATGTGGTTTACAGGCCAGCCTTTCCTGGCTTTGTAATAATCACCCAGACTCTGAGCGGGCAGCATAGTGCTTCTGCGGTTCTTCACACATATGGAACATGGAAGTATCTGACTGCAGGTACATCTGGGTGAACGGGCACCCTTTACCTAACTCCTTCACTGCTTCACACAGTCCCTCCGCCGCCCACTAAAGCTGCCAGCAGTGGAAGAAGGTACACTTCCCAGAGAGAGGGCAGGTTTTTGTCAAGGATCGCCAAGTAGCCGTGCTTCCATTAGGGCCATCAAACAAGGTTTCAAGGTCCTTTAAGTGTCTGATAACTGAACACCTTGTTTCTATTCATGGAAAAAATACCTACCAGTCAGGAAAATGATGAGGCAGAGATCAGAGAAAACAGTCTGTATTTAATATGTAAATGTACCAATTCTATTCAGTTTCTGCCCACATTTGAGTGCTTCCTAAGAGGTTAGTACATTGAGTTCTCATAAAAAGCCTAAGCGTAGGTACTCTTCACGTGactcaaatgaggaaattgagacttagaAAGGTTACGTGACCTTTCCACAGCTACCCACCTAGTGGTAATGGAGCCTCATTTTGAACCAGGTTCTGCTGACTGAATGGGATGCACCAGCAAGCAGGTTTTTCGGCgctgctcaaagtgtggtcctcagaccagtGCCTGGACCATAAGTAAGTTACTAACACCATATGTTCTGGTCTGTGAGGAGGAACTCTTAAAGCAACTTGTTGGACTAATTTTGTTTCTGTtgaatccaattaaaaaaaaaaaaacgg
Coding sequences within it:
- the CLN5 gene encoding bis(monoacylglycero)phosphate synthase CLN5 isoform X2 → MKRFSFRPEPDPYCQAKYTFCPTGSPVPVMKDDDVIEVFRLQAPVWEFKYGDLLGHLKIMHDAIGFRSTLTEKNYTMEWYELFQLGNCTFPHLRPEMNAPFWCNQGAACFFEGIDDIHWKENGTLVLVATISGDIFNKMAKWVKQDNETGIYYETWTVQASPEKGAETWFESYDCSKFVLRTYKKLAELGADFKKIETNYTRIFLYSGEPTYLGNETSVFGPTGDKTLALAIKRFYCPFKPHLSTKEFLLSLLQIFDAVIIHRQFYLFYNFEYWFLPMKFPFIKITYEEIPLPNRNRTPSGL